Genomic DNA from Gorilla gorilla gorilla isolate KB3781 chromosome 13, NHGRI_mGorGor1-v2.1_pri, whole genome shotgun sequence:
CTTGACTGTACATCGGAATTACTGAGGGAGCTTTAAGAAATCTAATAGTTAGAGGATCCCAGGTCTAGGGTTTCTGATTTAATTGAGCTGGGGTGTGGCCTGAGcatcttagtttttaaaattttgcggCTTGATTCCAATGAATAGCCAGAGTTGAAGACCTTTACTGTTGAAACCCAGTCATGTCTAGTAGAGTCAAAAGTAATGAAATACACTGAGTCTTCGGACAGCAAGAGCAGAAAAGTGAAACCCAATAGCAGCTGAAGGTTTatagaatatttatttcttttttggttgcagCTATCTCCTTCCCAACCTACCACTGCTAAGACTGTTTCATAAGATGCACTTCTCTACACTCAGCTAATGAGGTGTTTCAATCAGCAGTTGTTCTTTGGATGAGGAGCCGATATTGTTTTAAAGCCTATTATTTTCTTGGGTGGGTATTCTGGAGCATGGGGAGCTGAAAGTGTTGCCAGGAAACTGCTGTGTGAAATTTGATCAGGTCCTTggtattcatttttatgtttcaataactgatttattttttcccccttgtACTTAAGATTTAACATGTGTTGTATTTCCAGCAGTTCAAATCTAATTGTGTCAAATTTCCAGGATTAGAGGAAAAGTTGCTCCCTTTCAGCCCTCCTACTAGAAGCACTGGAGCTAGGCTGGCGGGCACTGGACCCTAGTAGGTATAGCAGGCTGTGAAGAGCGACTGGGTGGAAGCAGCCCCAGAAGAACCCGTGTGAACATACTGTCCTTTGGCCGCCTGGCAGTTAGCCTAGAAGACAAATGTGAGAGAGGAGACTGGTTAGAGTAAATGTGACCCCACCTTGACCCTGTCTGCCTCTCATGGGAAACCAGTCAAACCTTCactcagattttcttctttttacagcAATGTTGCTGAATATTGCTGCTGATACCATCCCCTTCTATAAAGTGTCTCCCCTTTTTATCCCAGTTTTCTGAGCATTTCTTTGGTAAGCTTGAGGTTTGTGTCAGTTACTGGGGAAATCTCTGTTCAGTACCAACAATATTGCAGCAACAGTACTGGAAACTAAAGTTGAAAAATTTCTCACTAGTATAGTACActataccaaaagaaaaacatgtttattttaaaaacatttccattttctaccTATATTGGTCTAGaagaatatgtaatttttatttagttattgtAGTATCATTTGCTTTCCTGTATACATTCCAGTTAAAGATAAATTCAGAATTATGAAACTTATGACAATATTTGAATGTCACTCAGTGGTACCACTTCTTCCAGTCAGTGTTGCTGTTGTCTGTTCTCTCCGGGActtatttctacattttacatCAGTGGTTCTCCAACTGTGTTTCATGGTCTACCAGCATCCCTTAGGAAcatgttaaaaatagaaattccCTGGCCTTACCCCTGACCTGCTGAATTAGAAACTCAGTGGGTGAGACCcataatctgcatttttaacaagcgcTTCAAGTGGGGGTAGGGGAAATGAAAAGAGGTTGGCAATGGGTACAAAAACACAGTTaggcaggaggaataagttctggtgttcgaTAGAACAGTAaggtgattatagttaacaatgatttattacatattttaaaatagctggaagagaagatttggaatgttccaaacccaaagaaataataaatatttggagtgaATAccctaattatcctgatttgatcattatacattatatgcatatataaaaaatcACAGATACCCCACAAAtctatacaattattatgtgtaaatataaaagatcacaacaacaaaaccaaaatcacCTTCAGGTGATTCAGATCCACACTGGAGCTTGGGAAGCACCATCCTTGATGATAAACTCAGCTTCCCTTCTTCTGTGTGGATGTCCCTTATGACCTGCGCTTTCACAGTCCCTCCATCACGTAAGCTAGGTCTCCTCAGTCCATCAGCCACGCAGCAGCACTGCTGCACCCTGCTTTCCACAGTCAAGGCAAAGCACTACTTTGAAAATCTCCTACCTCTCTTATGCCTGTGAGATGATGATTTAGCTTCCCTGGGGCCTTCCTTCCCTTTAGGGCCTCATCACCACACTTCTGACTATTCTTGATTCCTTGCCTAGCTTCCTCTATGGTCAGCAAGCTAACAGAGGCTATCGGTAAAATTTGTCACTCTTCTATCTTCCTATTAAACTTTCACTCTTCTACCCCGCTATTTTGCGTTCTGAATCTTCCTGCATGCTTTAGACTGCTGTTAGGAAAACTCAGGAATGAAGCTACCACACACTCACTCTTATTTCAGCTGCACCTTATCTGATGCTTGGCTATGTCTGGCCATAACGTCCGATCAATTTCCTAGCAAGTTCCTTTAACTGCTTTTCTACCCTTTCCGACTGTCAGTATTgaaatttccatttcttcatcattctcagcagataCCCTCAACTGTAATCAGTCATCAACTGCTACATCTCTTGACTTATATAGAGCTGATTCCAACTGTATTCTCTTTTCTGCCTCTTCCCTCCTTTTTGTCTTACACCAGCTGTGCCACCTATGCTTAATATTGAGTCTCATGCAGTCCTGCTCCTGTAAGTTCTTCTCCACTCAATTATCCCCACTCTCCTCATCTTTACTGTCTCCTCTGGCTCCTCTTTCTTTACATTTAAACATGCCAAGCTCTCTCCTATTTGGCTAAACTCCAAGCTTCCTGGAGGACATGGCTATGTCTCATTTGTTCACCCCAGTTCTTGGCTCATAAAgcgcatttaaaaaattttggttattatttgaataaaaacTTTGTTGGTCCCCATTTCTCCTGGCAACCTTTCTGGGTctttttctgaaaaacttcttgaaTGGgcacctttcctttcctctttattGAAACTGTTTCAGTGAGGGTCACTGGTATGCTCCTAAATGCCAATCTCAGGGTCTTTTCTTGGCCTTTGTTTTGAATCTGTCTATAGCATGTTATTATTGGCCCTTTGAAATTGTttacttggctgggtgtggtggctcatgtctgtaatctcagcactttgggaggttgaggtgggcagatcacctgaggtcaggagtttgagaccagcctggccaacatggtgaaaccccatctttactaaaaaatacagaaattagccaggtatggtggcgcatgcctctagtcccagctacttgggaggctgaggcagaagaattgcttgaatccaggaggtggaggttgcagtgagccgagattgtgccactgtactccagcctgggtgacagagtaacactccatctcaaaacaaacaaacaaacaaacaaataaacatgaaagaaagaaattcttcaCTCTTTATTCCCAGAATGCTTGGTTCACCCTACAATATAATCGCTGCTTTTCTTGGTTGCTTCTCTTCTTCATCTTCCCAAAATAAAAAGTATCCTAGGTTCAGTTCTTGGTCCTCTTATCTCCTTCCTTCTGAAGTGTTTCTGTTGAAATTGTCCTTCAGTCTCCTGTCATCAAATATACTCCTAGTGTGGATAATTCAAAATTCTCTCTAGCCTCAATCCTCATACTGACCTCTACTGCCACATTTTCAAATGCCTAATAGACACTATCTGTAGATACCTTCTTGGCCCGAAGAAAACAATGCTTCTCCGTGTTGGAAAGTCAAGCCCCAAATGTGAACATCATCAAGTAGATAAGAGGTGGCAGCATCTTACCACGGCCCGCTTCATAAAAGCCTCCTGGGTTGCCTCCTTGTTTGCAGCCTTGCCACCCCAGGCAGCCAGTGCACTGGCCTGCAGGGCCCGTCCATAAGAGAAACTTAGTTTCCAGGGCTTTGGTAGAGGGCAAAGGTTGATAGCATTGAGGTTGAGAGTGGCATCCTCTTCACTCATGCCACCAGACAAAAAGCAGATGCCTGGTAGGAGAGAAGCCATTTCACTCTATTAGTCCCATCTTATGTACCCTGCTTGAGAAAGCAAGCAATGAACCTACCAGAAAAGTAATGTCTCAGTCTTTTCTCTGCTTAATTTGCCTTAAAGCAAACTGAGAAATCAGTTTGCTTTTGCTGAAGCTAGTTGGGCTAGAGATAAGTGCTTTAAATACGTAAGGAAGGCAGTGAAATGTTGAAGAAATACATGGATTGTGGGCATTTGGGCAGACTTGGGATGCTAGGTATTCTGAAGTGGGAGAAGAAGTGCTGGCTGCCTGTGAGATAACAGAGGTTTGTTTCATAAATAGAAGCGGATTTCTGGACAAACAGAAAGCTTGTGGCTCTCCAAAGAATGAGGGCTAAGACCTTGagttagagaagaaagaaggcCTTACCAGGAACAGCTGCAGGAACAGTACGGTGGAGAGCTGTTACGGTGGCCATAGCCACTTGTTCTGGAGTATACTTCTTGGTGCAGGCATGTCCAGCAGTTACCATGTTGGGCTTTAGCAGGGTGCCCTCCAGGTAAACATGATGGTCATTCAGGGCCTTGTAGACAGCAGCCAGGACCTGAAGGACAAGAGGTCCCACCAGGTGAAACTCAAAGCTAGTCATAGAGTCACCTGACCTTGGCACATTTACACTGCAGGGAGGCAGGATGAAGGAATTCTTACTTGTTGCTTGGCAAAAGCTTCTGAACCAATCTCCAGGCCTCATTAGACCAATGTGTTGCAATCCATAGCCACTGAGCACAACTAAACTGGCCTGTCTTCATCACCCCTAATCTAGCTTCTCATTCACTGCATGAATGACAGGCATGGCTCTGCTTCCTAGAAGCCCttcattcctttatttccatTACTCCCTTGGTCAATGTCATTCCTTATTGAGACTgcattgctttagctatttggggTCATCTAAACGGGCCTCCACTGTCCATGTTTACAGAAGCTGAGTAGCCATAGAAGCATACATTTTAGAGGTGGAAGTGCTCTTAGATTGCATTTCAGTCCACATAATTTTCCAAGTAGAGAAACTAAGGTCAGGTGACGTTATGACTCTCCTACTTTCTCACAGTGTATGAATATAACCACCTTCTTTCAGATCCACTGTAGCTAATTTAGAAAGTCAGATGGAATAAAGTACTTTCTAATTACATCTTCTCATTTGAGCCacatgtcttattttaaaatttctttgtgtACATGTAATTGAATTGAAGTCAAAAGAGATAatatgacttgcccaagatcccaCAAGTGGAAAAGCGGATTCTCCGACCCAAGTCTTGGTACTGTAACTCCTGTGCTTTTTCTATATGGAGCATACCATGTGCCAAAAAGATGAAGGGCTGATGAGCACCTCCCTACCTTCTCTATGCTATCCATCCTAAAGGCTACTTCAGATATAACAGCTGTTATATGTTAAGTAACAGCTGTTACCTAAAACTAAGATTTTTCAACTAGAATTGGGGCCTTCATATTTAAAACTTACCTTCTCAGTAACATACTGGCAGTGTTCCAGGTCATGGTCTCCATCAGGAATTATCTCTGGTTCAACAATAGGTACGAGTCCAttctaaaaaggaaaatcaaGGAAGCAAAAGTGAAGCTGTGCTCACTGTTATCCTTTCCTTAGGAGGAGATTCAACAGTTGGCAATTGGTATAAATTGAAGCCATTATGGAGAAATACTACATAGATGACTTAAAGGCAGTAGAATTTTTCAGAATgaggtaaaaaataaatacaaacccGTAATTACTGTATTTCTTTCTAGAGATTATTCTAGCTGCCTCAGAACCTAGCTACTGCCTTTTTAGGGCATCTAAGCATAAATCATTAAGAAAGATGTCTCTAAGTTGGGTTAATGAAGAAATTCAAGCAGTGTTGAGAGTTCTAATTGGGAATCTCCAGCTGTCCACAACTCTAGTAACCCCAACATAGTACTCACAGAAGAAAATCAAACTTAACTCGGACCCAGAGACATTTTAGTATGTGTTGGAAACTTTAGCATCTGGTCACCATCCTCCAAGGAATTATTTGGATTGGAACTCGGTCAGAGCTGTCACTCTTCAGCTAGGAATCTAAGAGGATCATGTCTTGGATGTTACGGAGTATAGACAACCAAGTTCCCTGGCCTCAAAAGCCCGATCACTTATAAGACAGCTTATGGAGCTTTGATAGAGGGCAGCAGTTGATGGCACTATCCTTTGAACTCATAGCTTAGTTGGACTCCTACTGGCTTGTGGGACCAAATCTTTCCCTACCACAGTTGGCTATAGCAAAAGTTGTGAAAAATGCCACTAGGATATACTGGTGAGGGAAAAGGAGGTCCATTTGTAGTTATAGTATAATTGAAAAGAAAAGCTCTGAAGAAAACTCTAGCCTACTCTTTTTCAGCCCAAGGGGAAGGCAGAGCACCTGCTGACAGATGCTGGCGTAGCGAGCCAGGGCGTTGGCGTTTTCCTGGATAGCGAGGCTGGATGGACACTGGTCGGCAATCCTCAGCACAGCACGCCACTTCCCAAAGTCAACACCATCTTTCTTGTACTGAGCACAGCGCTCTGAGAGGCCATCAAGCCCTGCAAGTCACAAAAGAGAGAAAGGCTTCTTTGTACCTTTGTACCTGATCCATGGGGCTTCTAATAAAGGGAAGGAGTTCTCCCTTTGCTTAGCTTTCAATCCACTGAGCTTGACGATTGAAAACAGCCAAGCATATCAGCATTAATCACAACACTGAACCAGAAAACTTagatttaataaatagtgttttGACATACATACTATCTACTCCATATATAGAATAGAAGAAACCAATAGTTAATATGatactcattttacaaatggggaaactgaagctccTAATGGTTAAGTGACTTTACCAAGTTTGAATTGCTCaagagtgacagagctgggattcaaattctGCTTAGTTAACCCAATGTTGTGAATTAATGCTTGTCTACTTGGGCAGAAGTACCCTGCAAAATTATCTAGGTAGCATGTGatagaaccaggattcaaacccaggtgtgTCTGACCTCAAAGTGGGGGGACTTTCCACTCTACtgctgctaatttttttctaaaaataatacttCCAGGTGCAGAGTTTAATCTTCTTTGTCCAAGGTACTGTGGTAAGCACCTTATGTACATTGTCTAAGTTAATCCCCACAACATTTTGAGAAATCCCCATTTTGAGATAGGAGAACTGAGGCTCACAATATTTCAgtaactggcccaaggtcacagttGTTAAATGGAGGAGCTGGTATTAAAAACCAGGTATGTGTGGCTCTAAGACCAGTGTaatagttgtgttttttttcccttgcttCCTTCTTTACTTGCCTTCATTTCTAGCTTATACTGGCATGATTCATCTCCGTGGGCAATATCCTTACCTTGAATGGTGGTTTCTTTGTTTGTTCCTGCAAGAGGAGCACCTCCTTGGTCTAACTGTGGATacaaataattaacaaataattaaCAGGTGTCAGATGTCAGGAAAACACAAGCAGAACTCTTGAACTAACTAACAGTTTGCATCTTTTACAGATCAAGGAGTTGAATTAGTAAAGTGTATTAGTGCGAGGGACCcagttcagtccatagcagaAGGGAAGTTATCTGGAAGGTACACTGTGAGAGTGTCTaccctaacatttattgagcacctgcatGCACCAGGTGTTGTGTTAGTACAGGAGGTAAAGAGAATTAAGGATACAACCTCTACTCTCTACATAGCAAAGGCAAAAGTCATGAGCTCGAGAATTAGCCTAAACTGGCTCTGACCTTGCCTTGTTGTGTGGGCAAGTTATGTTACTCTTCGTAGTTCAGTTTTCTCACTTCATCTCTAAATAAGGGTAATAATTGAGTCTACTACCAGaggttatgagaattaaatgaatgctTGAAATGGTAAAAACTCTTATTCAATGGATACTAGTTTTCACTTTTGAGAAGTTTATGCACTATTGGAAGACCTAGTTATGAGATAGAATAGTAAATGCTTCAATAATTATGATAGTTACCATTAACAATAATTACGCAatataaactttttcttttcttttttctttctttttttttttttttagacaggatcttactctttttttttgagacagggtcatccaggctggagtgcagtggtatgaccatagctcactccagcttcgacctccagggctcaggtgatcaatctttccacctcagcctcctgagtagctgggactacaggcatgcaccaacacatctggctaatgtttttgatttttagtagaggcaaggtcccactgtgttgctcagtctggtctcaaactcctgagctcaagcgatcctcttgcctctgccttccaaagtgctgggattacagcagtaaGCAACCACGTCCAGCCTCGAAACTTTTAGTCATTTCATCCCTGTAAGAACATCATGAGGTAGATTCCCATTTTAAGAAATGAGATTGAGATGCAAAGAGATTAAGAACGTGTAGAAAATTTGAATGAAAGAAGAGGGCACTGGAGGAAAACTCTAGAAGAGGATCTTGTTCTCTGTGGGAAGATGACGATGGAAAAGGGTGAGAAGAGAAATATGATGAGGAGAATGTTCAGAGTGTTGGCCCTGTCCTTGCCAGTGTGCTTGGAGTTTGCCTAGGACAAAACAGAAGTGAGGTGTGAATGGAGGTGTTCACCTTGATTCCCACCACGATCCCCTTTTCCTTGAGGATGTTTCTGAACAGCTTTCCCTGGCTGTCCTTCTGGTAGAGGGTCTCGTGGAAAAGGATCACACCCCCAATGCTCTGGTTGATGGAACTGTCCACAGAGAAGAGGATTTCTCGGAACTGCCGGCGGTTCTCTTCAGTGTTTTCCACCTTGATCCTCTGCAGGCGGTTCCCCATGGTACCTATGGTGGGAGGGCCAAGGGCAGCATAAGGAGCAAGCCAGGGCTTTCCTGTCACCCTTCTCCACATCATCTCAGAGACTCTCACCTTTCTTTTTTCAGATAGTCAAAGCTCCTGCCTCAATTTTTTGTGTTCCAGGGAGAAGACCCTGGTTGCTATCAGGTGGCTAGTTAGGGAGTATGTGGGCTGGGCATATAGAGGCCAGGGTGGAAGCCACCATCAGGTCCAGGTGGATATGGAAGGCCCTCAGGCCTCTCTAGCCTCCCTGATCCGGTCCTCAGTCTTGCTGGATGTACATGCAGAAGGAGGGATGGGGCATGCTCTTGATTCTCAGGGTTCTGTCATTTTATGGCAGGCTGTGCAACTCTGCCACAGCTCTCCCTTGTGCCATCCTGAAGTTCTCCCATCCATAAGCCCTGTCCTATTCCATATGCAGATACTTTTCTGCCCTTCTTGACTCAACTGAATTTAAACTGACTTTAAACTGACTTCTCACTAGTAGCAGATGCCTGTGTATCTGACCTTATGCTAGTTACTAAGTTCCTGGCCTTACTACAAGGCTGGATTCAAATGACCCCTGGCTTAAAATGAAGGGCTTGAgcctctttccttggctttcAGGAATGTGCCTACTACTTACAGGACTCAAAAGCTCTACGCTTACTGAGTCTTCTGCTCCCACTCCTGTGTACATAAACCTTTACTTCCATAAAGAATATGATTATCAAGTTGTTTTTGCTAAGtgtagaaaaaataatatgttgTTATATGATGAGACTGCTTTTTACACTCACCTACAGATTCATCTGCAGCCAGGATCCCCTTTCCATTGGCAACAATGCTCTGGGCAATTTCTGACAGCTCCTTCTTCTGCTCCTGGGTGAGGGCTGGAAATCGGTGGGCCATGGTGACAGGTCTGGAAAAGAGTGTGCGAGAGTTGTGCACAGAACCATGGGTGGCTCAGATGGATGCATGACCAAGACAGTTGGGGGTGCAGACATGCTGTGCAGACCTCTGTGACACCTCTGACCCATTTCCGCAGGTGGATAAGCAAATGAGGTGTGTTTTTCCCCCATCATTTATTAGTTGCAATTAGCTGCAATGAATGAAGGTGGGTTACTGAATGTTCATGGTGATCCTAGACAGAATGCTTTCCAGCAGACCTTTGGAATCATTAATCAAAACACTGAACCAGCTAATTAGTGACCCACTAAAATATGACTAATAGAGGGGACTGCAGTAATGGACTGTCTCTCTATTCTGTGGACTCCTGGTGCCACTGGATTTCCttaatggcttgaggccaggacaaTGTCGTTCTTGACCTCTGCAGTTATCCTCTGCTTTGCTCTGTTAGTCTGTAGTTCCAACAGATTATTCTCCAGGCAACAAACTTGAAAGGAGAAATCTATACATAGTCTTAAAGCTAACTTCCGTTTGGCCTCGGGCTACAGAGGGATGGGTGCAAGTTTCCTTTTCCTTATATTCAACCCTCTATGAAACCACTTGGGGCAGACCAGAGAGGATGTTTCCTAAGTGCCTCTGGGCTCGGGTTTCTCACTGCCTGTGAGGATGCTAAAGTTGTATGGCAGTCCCTGCTCCAGGTTCACTGCTTTAGCAAGGGGAGACTCTGGCTTGAAGACCCCCTAACCAAGCAGCCTCCACAGTGGTGGTGCTCTGAAGGAGATCGTTGCCCCTGTTCGGCTGCCACTTTGGGTTAATCTTGAAAATGCAAGCTCAAAGAGCCCTCACTTTGGGTGTTACAAAGAGTGCTTTTTGCATAGGTTGGGCTACCAAAGAAAAAATGGTAATAAAGATTATCTTGGGTAGCTTCCTATCCAATGCCAGGGTCTCCTCCTTTCTCTGATCTTCTCTCCCTCCAATACACTCAGCACAGGATGGATGCTCCATGTCTACATATTACTTCCCAGAAGCCCAGGGACACCTCAGGTCTCATTTGATCCACTGGCAATGAGGTAATTATAGCAGGTATTATCTTCATTAATTAATGAGCAAGCTAAGACGTAGAGAAGCTAACTGAGTTGTTCAAGGTCCCAGCTAGGATGAAGCAGAGTCCCTATCCAGTCCTATCCTCATGACAAATatatttctccacattttctgCATCCCTTTGGGGTAGGCTGTCAGTACTCTGTCCCTTGATATAAAAAGTCAGTGGCCACTGAGCTAATTCATGAGAAGGTATAACTGATGACCTCATTGTTGCCTCTCCATTTCAACAGAGGTTCTTGTCTTAccccaaaagaatgaaactgcaaTGCTGTTACTGGGGTAATAGGACAAGCTAGTGGGCAACAATTTCTAGAGAAGATGACCTTCTAAGGCCCATTATGTCCCAGCCACCAGCAGAGCATGTTTGCCCTGTTTATATATTAGCTGTAATATTGGAGTCAAAGACTTTTAGCTTTGGACCTGGCCTCCAGATCATCATGCTGAAAAAAGCCAACCTGGGGGTGATCTTCAGAGCAAGGTGCAAACTTTCTCTCTCAGTTTAGGCATTTGTACAAAGGAGTTGACAATTaccaagaaagaaagatgttttcttaatgaaacaaaagggaaaatcagcccaataataataacaacaacaagtgATCATGTATTGTCAAGCACTCTGCTAATGGCTTTACATGCActatataatttttcttgaaaataatcCCAGAAGGTGGTTGGGCTCTTTTTCCCTCCCATTTAATAGATTAGGAAAGAATATAAGAGAGTGTAAATTATTTATCCAATGACAAATAGCTAATAAGGCATCAAGTTGAGATAAGGGGCAGTACTCCTTTCCATTCAAGGGAAAGAGTGAGCTTGATGAAAAAAAATGGCCTTTGGATGACTCCTAATGTCCTTGATGACACCCCAGAGTACCTTACGCTGTGGGTGATTACACCATGGACATTACTTATTCATAAACATCTGACACATTTATGTAGAGGTTTGCTGCTAGTAGATCAGACAGACCTAGGTTTAAGAACCAGCTCTGCCTAATCTAGCTGGAACCTCAGGCAAGTCGGGCAGCTTCCTGAGTCTCAGTTTACTATGGATTAAATGGTGATAATAACTGTTCTGGTTGTCTCTTTGCCAGGTAACTCAAATGCCATCTGTGAGCACCCTGCTCATTGTAGCTgctcaaaatatatttgttaaattgcaTGATAAACATGAAGATTCTTTACGAAGCACTATAAAATGCAATGTATtactaattctctttttttaatgaaaaaaatcaccTAAGGGACCTCCATTTTTCTGTTTACTGCCTATTACTAAACTATTTTCTTCAATCTGGGTATGCTGACTCAACCAGAATAACAGTGAAAAGGATAATTCAAACTAATACTGTTTACAGGGAGTTAAACTTCTACAGTGGGATTAAAGGTCTGTACCATGTTAGCACAAATGTCACCTCTCTGTTAATCATAAAACAGGGTCACAGGCCAATGTTCACCACAGGGAGACAGGAGGCCAACCTGGGATGGGTAATGACAAAGAACGATTTCCGTACTCCTAAGCCTCTGCTCTCTCAGATTTCAAGCCAACTTTTTTCAGTGTGATGGAAGTTGTTCAcattatattattaaatgaaaaacaagtttCAGAGAAGTATGCAATATATACTGTCctcctattttttaattaaaaaatgatatataCCCATACTGTTTTTGTGTCTATATAAACAAAGAGTAACAACTCTGGAGTTACCTCTGAAGAATGGGGTAGGGTGGAGAGATtctcacatttcttttctttttctttctttctttcttttttgttttctgagacagagtcttgctctattgcctagcctggagtgcattggcacagtcatgactcactgaagccttgtcctcctgggctcaagtgatcttcccacctcagacaccaagcagctgaaactacaggcgcctgccaccatgcccagctattttttttttttttttggtataaacaaagtcttgctatgttgcccaggcttgtcttgaactcctgagttcacg
This window encodes:
- the ALDOB gene encoding fructose-bisphosphate aldolase B codes for the protein MAHRFPALTQEQKKELSEIAQSIVANGKGILAADESVGTMGNRLQRIKVENTEENRRQFREILFSVDSSINQSIGGVILFHETLYQKDSQGKLFRNILKEKGIVVGIKLDQGGAPLAGTNKETTIQGLDGLSERCAQYKKDGVDFGKWRAVLRIADQCPSSLAIQENANALARYASICQQNGLVPIVEPEIIPDGDHDLEHCQYVTEKVLAAVYKALNDHHVYLEGTLLKPNMVTAGHACTKKYTPEQVAMATVTALHRTVPAAVPGICFLSGGMSEEDATLNLNAINLCPLPKPWKLSFSYGRALQASALAAWGGKAANKEATQEAFMKRAVANCQAAKGQYVHTGSSGAASTQSLFTACYTY